The sequence gaggttgtgcggccgcactcttgctttcgcggctgcacaattctgagtgcggtccgcattcttcAATTGAATCTGGGTTGAGCTGAGCTTTCGTGGACCGCATAATTTCGATGGCCGCACAAGGGACTTCCGCACCTGCACAATTTTGACGCGAACCGCACTTCTTTCTTTTGCTCAAATTGTAAGCTCTTTGAACCTCAATCATCGTGGCAGTACAGgggcttttgcggccgcacatttctggtgCAGTCCGCGCTTTTCTTTTAACCCAAAAATcacactctctgaatctcccttaTGCGGCCAGTGTAATTATGCtcgcggccgcacaatatttgtgcggtccgcgcttcaGAACTCTTTTCCCagtcttggtttttgttcaacttttgattcctttgtgagttgattaaggttcctttggctcattttgaataattcCTACAAGCAGGAATATTTCATTAGTTTCCGGAAATACCTTCAAGCATTTATgccctaaaacacaagtaaaagagggCAAATAAtcggttaaaatccctacttatcacctACCTTCTCTAAAATgtcttcattcttaatcttatccatcctagtcaGAGACAGAGtcaggatttgaagtttatgggtttgGAGATTCTAATCcttttaagttattgggttctaaatgaataatttatacatatttaatgaatttttaaaggtaaatataaagtttgaaccaaagctactgggttcagTCGAACCCGTAGGAAAAATTCTCGCTCCGAACCTGatcctggtgtgcccgcacatccacctcaacatcctcatttctgctactttcatcttctgtatatgtgagttcttaaccggccaacactctatccCACACAGGACTCGAGATgataacctccatttcatccatcccaccCCAATACAATGTGTGACGTCCTCGTCGGTCTCCCCGTCCTCCTGGATAACCGACCCATGGTATTTAAAACTGCCTCATTTGGGGATGAACTGTGAtccaagcctcacgtccatgCTCGCTTCCCTCGATGCGGCGCTAAACTTTTCCCTCCAGGTATTCTGTCTTAGTCAtgttcaacttgaaacctttagactcaagggcctgTCTTTAAACCTCCAGCTTCTCGTTAACTGCATAATAATTTGGTGTAATTTGTAGATCGACTTAACAATTTGATTGAGCAAACTTAAGAAGTAGTGTGTCGTCTATAAAGACATGTCCTTGTCCTTTTCGACAAAGTAATTAATTCAATGATCTTAAATTAGATACCGATATttaatttgttttgttttgttttattacATAAATTAAATACATTATTTAAATTAGATTGTCCAAATTATTAATTGCTCTACTTGATAATGTAAAACGAGTGTATCCATGAATATTATATGCATATTTTCAATTTTCCCAAAAAAAAGAACACAAGAATGAAATAGAGGTCAATCAATATCAACATTTGCATTTATTTTATGATAAGATGTTGAGATAATGTACTCTCATGTTTCTTTTTCTCATGGTTCATctcagaagaagaaagaagaagaaagctcAATGAAGAAGATGACTACTTTAGGGTTTCCGACAAAACGACCTAAGTTCGGAGTTTACAAAGAATGAGAAACATAAAATGTGAAAGGGAATTTGACACGTGGCTCAATCTTGAACATTGATGATTTAATTGATAGATCAATTCTTAGTCGTCCAGATCAAATAAGTGTAGCTGATTTTCACATGCTTCATACGTGTGATATATCATTGTAAAGGAATCTTTTTCTGTTATGTAGGTTGCTAGTTAACCAATAGAATTAGCACAAATGCATAGggttttatcattttattttataatttatttacaCTAGATTTTACATATTTAGTGATACATACTTGTATAAATACAGTGTCTTGCACAGAAAGTAATGCACATAAAATTTTCTACATTTCTCCTATTTTAttctttcatggtatcagagcaatagcTCAATTCTGGAGAATTCAAtctttctttcttgattttttgtCACTAATTCATCTGTTTCATCATGCATGATGCTGTTGAAACCTTTATAATTCCATCTACTGCTGGAAATGGAGTCAATCTTGACCCAAATCACCCATACTTTCTTCATTCGCCAGACGCACATGGAATGAGTCTAGTGAATGCAGTCGTCGATGGCAGGGGTTTCCAAGGCTGGAGCATATCTGTGTTAATATCTCTCTCAGCAAAGAATAAGCTGGGATTTATCAATGGAATTTTCCAGCATCTGCTACCGCCTCAAAGGACCATCAACCATAAAGTAGGTGTAATGACATGGTCACCTCATGGTTATTGAACTCACTGTCCAAAGACATTGGAGTCAGTGTCATTTATTCCAAATCTGCAATGGATATGTGGACTAGTCTTGAACAAAAATTTGGGCAGCCCAATAGTGCAAAACTATATTACCTACAGAAGGAATTACATGGATTATCACATGGAACAAATGACATAGCAACTTACTTCACCAAACGCAAACGTTTATGGAATGAACTGGATTCATTGAAGTCAAACATGAAATGTAACTGCACTTGTGCGTGTGATGGAAAGCAATTGTTGGAGAAATCACAAGAAGATGAAAGGTTGATTCAATTCCTCATGGGCTTGAATGAAGCCTGTGGTCAAGCTAGAAGTAATATCTTAATGATGAATCCTCTGCCAAATATCAACCATTCCTATTCACTCATTCTTCAAGATGAGAATCAGATAGATATATATGTGCTAATCCTCTAATATACTCTGATTCATCAGTTTTCATGTTAGTAAACCAAGGGATTTTCCAAATCAAAACAGTTTTCCACAAAGGAATGGAAAGAAAAAACTCACAACACAGTTTCAAAAGAACCAAAGTGGTTTTCAGAGATCTTGgaatcaaaattcaaaactacCTACTGCTAAGGCAAATAAATTAAAGTTTAATCCCAATGTGTCCTGCACCTACTACAAGAAAATAGGGCACTCAGTGGCAGATTGCTATAGAATTATAGGCTTTCCTGAAAATTTTGAGTTCACAAATGGGAAGACAGGTCAAGGATCCATCAGGAGTAATGGGGCTTTCTTAGAGGAACATGGAGGAGACTCCAACAAAACTATAATGATGCATTGGTCGCGCACGCTTTTTTCTCGCggagtctgggtttcgacattttgGGGACAAgtcctttccttttgggaattgggtatgagatttgaagagtcgccacctaacatattaaggtgcgttagggcacctagaacaATTAGCTCATGAACTAGtttacattaccagagattaggtaagggctcaaaattaccttgaggagaaggtgttaggcacccttcgaggtccacaatggtgggtcccggccaaactcaatttaagAGAATTAGTCTTATAAGCAGATAAACAAACAG is a genomic window of Nicotiana tabacum cultivar K326 chromosome 16, ASM71507v2, whole genome shotgun sequence containing:
- the LOC142170193 gene encoding uncharacterized protein LOC142170193, translated to MDMWTSLEQKFGQPNSAKLYYLQKELHGLSHGTNDIATYFTKRKRLWNELDSLKSNMKCNCTCACDGKQLLEKSQEDERLIQFLMGLNEACGQARSNILMMNPLPNINHSYSLILQDENQIDIYVLIL